A region from the Coffea eugenioides isolate CCC68of chromosome 9, Ceug_1.0, whole genome shotgun sequence genome encodes:
- the LOC113783682 gene encoding berberine bridge enzyme-like 18: protein MVTSRSSLFSHFSFLILALAILQADASRIHDDYLKCLQSQNSDSISTIAYTPRNTSYASILQSTEQNLRPASTSLFKPTLILTPLHSSEIQAAIRCAKKHEIQIRVRSGGHDYEGLSYASTSPFVIVDLRNISSISVDRENRTAWVEAGATLGQLYYKIGETSRELAFVAGACPTVGVGGHFSGGGYSMLSRKFGLSVDHIIDAKIIDVNGQILDRRSMGEDLFWAIRGGGGASFGIIIAWKVSLVSVPEKVTVFNLTKTSDQNATQLVYQWQHIADKIDENLLIRLFISSSTSPQTGKKSIVVSFTSLFVGGIDQLLSLMQKSFPELGLAKEDCIEMSWLESTVYFANIPGAASVEVLLDRNSSKSYFKGKSDYVKKPISVKGLEGLWKRLFAEEEEDMEAHFQLQFSPYGGMMSEISESATPFPHRRGNIFMIHYAAAWDKKSNAESKRHLNWTRRIYSYMAAYVSKSPRAAYLNYRDLDLGVNKIKGNTSYKQASIWGTKYFNQNFDRLVHVKTKVDPSNFFRNEQSIPPLS, encoded by the coding sequence ATGGTGACTTCCCGCAGTTCATTGTTTTCTCATTTCTCATTTCTCATACTTGCATTAGCCATCCTACAGGCTGACGCATCAAGAATTCATGATGATTATCTAAAATGCCTACAATCTCAAAACTCAGACTCCATATCTACCATTGCTTACACCCCAAGAAACACATCATATGCATCCATATTGCAATCCACAGAGCAAAACTTACGTCCCGCATCAACCTCTCTATTCAAGCCAACTCTCATCCTTACACCACTTCATTCATCTGAGATCCAGGCAGCAATACGCTGTGCCAAGAAACATGAAATTCAAATCAGAGTCCGGAGTGGTGGACATGATTATGAGGGTCTTTCCTATGCTTCAACAAGCCCTTTTGTCATTGTTGATCTTAGAAACATTAGCTCGATATCAGTTGACAGGGAAAATCGTACGGCATGGGTTGAAGCAGGGGCAACTCTTGGCCAACTTTATTACAAAATCGGTGAGACAAGTAGGGAACTCGCATTCGTTGCTGGTGCTTGTCCCACAGTAGGCGTTGGAGGACACTTCAGTGGAGGAGGCTATAGCATGTTGTCACGTAAATTTGGGTTGTCAGTTGATCATATTATTGATGCCAAAATTATTGACGTGAACGGTCAAATTTTGGATCGACGGTCTATGGGTGAGGATCTATTTTGGGCAATCAGAGGAGGTGGTGGAGCAAGTTTTGGGATCATCATTGCATGGAAAGTAAGTCTTGTTTCTGTTCCTGAAAAGGTAACAGTTTTCAATCTAACCAAGACATCGGATCAAAATGCCACTCAGCTAGTATATCAGTGGCAACACATTGCAGACAAGATTGATGAAAATTTACTAATTAGGCTCTTCATATCGAGTTCCACTTCTCCCCAAACCGGAAAGAAATCCATAGTAGTTTCATTTACCTCTTTGTTCGTCGGTGGAATTGATCAGCTCCTTTCCTTGATGCAAAAAAGCTTCCCAGAGCTGGGATTGGCAAAAGAAGATTGCATTGAAATGAGCTGGCTCGAGTCCACAGTCTACTTTGCCAACATTCCAGGAGCTGCATCAGTTGAGGTCCTTCTGGATAGGAATTCGTCCAAGTCATATTTCAAAGGAAAGTCAGACTATGTAAAGAAACCAATTTCAGTAAAAGGTCTTGAAGGATTATGGAAAAGGCTTTttgcagaagaagaagaagacatgGAGGCACATTTCCAGCTACAGTTTAGTCCTTATGGAGGAATGATGAGTGAAATCTCAGAATCTGCAACACCTTTCCCTCATAGGAGAGGGAACATTTTCATGATTCATTATGCAGCGGCATGGGACAAAAAAAGCAATGCAGAATCCAAAAGACATCTGAATTGGACAAGAAGAATTTACAGCTACATGGCTGCCTATGTATCAAAGTCTCCAAGAGCTGCATATTTGAATTATAGGGATCTTGACTTGGGAGTTAATAAAATCAAAGGCAATACAAGCTATAAACAAGCTAGCATTTGGGGAACTAaatatttcaaccaaaattttgACAGATTGGTACATGTGAAGACTAAAGTGGATCCAAGTAATTTCTTCAGAAATGAGCAAAGCATTCCACCGCTGTCATAA